In bacterium, a genomic segment contains:
- a CDS encoding single-stranded DNA-binding protein: MVKSNKPAKPDDTQRHDRNEVVLRGVLTTAPEHRVFGSGASLARMLVTIRLSAPRTRTDVIPVTVWEPDAAVIEAERGTPIDVIGQVHRRFWTDAEGRHSRVEVVASEVVLGEIEATA, encoded by the coding sequence ATGGTCAAGAGCAACAAGCCGGCCAAGCCCGACGACACGCAGCGGCACGACCGCAACGAGGTTGTCCTGAGAGGCGTGCTGACCACTGCGCCGGAGCATCGGGTATTCGGATCAGGAGCCTCCCTGGCGCGCATGCTGGTGACGATCCGCCTGTCCGCTCCGAGAACCAGGACCGACGTCATCCCGGTAACGGTCTGGGAGCCGGATGCTGCGGTCATCGAGGCCGAACGCGGTACTCCCATTGACGTCATCGGTCAGGTGCACCGGCGCTTCTGGACCGATGCGGAGGGCCGTCACAGCCGGGTCGAGGTGGTGGCCAGCGAGGTCGTGCTCGGCGAGATCGAGGCTACGGCCTGA
- a CDS encoding transporter substrate-binding domain-containing protein has translation MAPRLTRRPAGGLITVLAVFLLLASAGCSAGSEERVVEVGFYAFFEPVSSSADADPTLPDFNVHVGYEADLLTAIEAMEGYGLRFNRTAVPQWTDIWLRPAGDEFDLAGGGITILESRTRDDAGEAVVAFTDGHIDFTQSLLVRAEDGPRLPDHEALLPADVVGVLPNTTGEARLLQLLGVADEDGGLAAGTRIETPSGWLTVETDGSLIITAARASPELASRTRLIAADPERPQILYLGEEPDAEVGEQGLLAALADGTIDAIARGTAGNTLAAASSDGAFVVTALDSRPERGGFVVDIDDTGLLEKINAAIAWLIDGGRIGLAEWLSDPRVFLDRAALWDDRS, from the coding sequence ATGGCCCCCCGGCTGACCCGGCGTCCCGCCGGTGGCCTCATCACGGTGCTGGCGGTCTTCCTCCTACTGGCGAGCGCGGGTTGCTCGGCGGGGAGTGAGGAGCGTGTCGTAGAGGTGGGTTTCTACGCCTTCTTCGAGCCGGTGAGTTCGTCGGCGGACGCCGATCCCACGTTGCCCGACTTCAACGTTCACGTCGGCTATGAAGCCGACCTGCTGACCGCTATCGAGGCGATGGAGGGCTACGGTCTGCGGTTCAACCGGACCGCCGTTCCCCAATGGACCGATATCTGGCTGAGGCCGGCCGGTGACGAGTTCGATCTTGCCGGTGGGGGCATCACCATCCTCGAGTCCCGGACCCGTGATGACGCCGGAGAAGCGGTCGTGGCGTTCACCGACGGTCACATCGACTTCACCCAGTCACTCCTGGTTCGCGCCGAAGACGGCCCCCGTTTGCCCGATCACGAGGCGCTCCTGCCTGCCGATGTCGTGGGAGTCCTCCCCAATACGACCGGCGAAGCCCGGCTGCTCCAACTCCTGGGGGTGGCGGACGAGGACGGGGGCCTGGCGGCCGGTACCCGCATCGAGACGCCATCCGGTTGGCTGACGGTCGAGACGGACGGATCCCTGATCATCACCGCCGCCCGTGCCTCACCGGAACTGGCGAGTCGCACGCGCCTCATAGCGGCCGATCCCGAGCGACCGCAGATCCTCTACCTCGGCGAGGAGCCGGACGCGGAGGTGGGGGAGCAGGGACTCCTGGCCGCACTAGCCGACGGCACGATCGACGCCATAGCCCGAGGTACCGCAGGAAACACGCTCGCGGCGGCCTCGTCGGATGGGGCCTTCGTGGTAACCGCCCTCGACTCCCGCCCCGAGCGAGGGGGATTCGTGGTAGACATCGACGACACCGGGCTCTTGGAAAAGATCAACGCGGCCATCGCCTGGCTGATCGACGGGGGTCGGATCGGCCTGGCCGAGTGGCTGTCCGATCCGCGGGTCTTTCTCGATCGGGCCGCCCTCTGGGATGATCGGTCCTGA
- the recA gene encoding recombinase RecA, protein MKNKERTQALDSAMSQIERQFGKGSIMKLGSTAHQKIAHISTGALSLDLALGIGGVPRGRIVEVYGPESSGKTTLALHIVAEAQRNGGLAAFVDAEHALDPVYAKAVGVDIDELLISQPDTGEQALEIADTLIRSGALDVLVIDSVAALVPRAEIEGEMGDTHVGLQARLMSQALRKLTANVNRSMTTAVFINQLREKIGVMFGSPEVTPGGRALKFYSSVRLDIRRIEAIKDGREQIGNRTRVKVVKNKLAPPFRMAEFDIMFGQGISREGSLLDVAVDIGIVRKSGAWYTFEGDQLGQGREKAKRFLRENPDLAMVLEAKVLAAVGITDPEEAGTEAVEVGSD, encoded by the coding sequence ATGAAGAACAAGGAACGGACGCAGGCTCTGGACTCGGCCATGTCGCAGATCGAGCGGCAGTTCGGCAAGGGATCCATCATGAAGCTCGGTTCGACCGCCCACCAGAAGATCGCCCATATCTCCACCGGGGCGCTGTCCCTCGACCTGGCTCTGGGGATCGGGGGGGTGCCCAGGGGGCGCATAGTCGAGGTGTACGGTCCCGAGTCGAGCGGGAAGACCACCCTCGCCCTGCACATCGTGGCCGAGGCCCAGCGCAACGGAGGGCTGGCAGCCTTCGTGGACGCCGAGCATGCCCTTGACCCCGTCTATGCGAAGGCGGTCGGCGTTGACATCGACGAGCTCCTGATATCCCAGCCCGACACGGGCGAGCAGGCCCTGGAAATCGCCGATACGCTGATCCGCTCCGGCGCTCTCGACGTGTTGGTGATCGACTCGGTGGCCGCACTGGTGCCCAGGGCCGAGATCGAGGGGGAGATGGGCGACACCCATGTGGGTCTCCAGGCCCGGCTGATGTCCCAGGCTCTGCGCAAGCTGACCGCCAACGTCAACCGATCGATGACCACCGCCGTCTTCATCAACCAGCTCCGCGAGAAGATCGGAGTGATGTTCGGCTCCCCGGAGGTCACACCCGGTGGTCGGGCCCTGAAGTTCTATTCGAGCGTGCGCCTGGACATCCGTCGCATCGAAGCGATCAAGGACGGTAGGGAACAGATCGGCAACCGGACGCGGGTGAAGGTGGTCAAGAACAAGCTGGCGCCTCCTTTCCGCATGGCCGAGTTCGACATCATGTTCGGGCAGGGCATCTCCCGCGAGGGCAGCCTCCTGGACGTGGCAGTGGACATCGGGATCGTCAGGAAGAGCGGCGCCTGGTACACGTTCGAAGGCGACCAGTTGGGACAAGGCCGCGAGAAGGCGAAGAGGTTCTTGCGTGAGAATCCCGACCTGGCGATGGTGCTCGAGGCGAAGGTCCTGGCGGCGGTCGGGATCACGGATCCCGAGGAAGCCGGGACGGAAGCTGTCGAAGTCGGGTCCGATTAG
- a CDS encoding spermidine/putrescine ABC transporter substrate-binding protein: protein MLIPSLVACGLGSDQTEEVPSPVCASGQIDGEVVLLSRAGQISPDVIDRFERRYAVDVTELFYETGDEMLSRVTAGADPFDVVILRQDLAAILWRGGQLHALDPIALPGRVNLDAQLTQPSSDVEGFYSVPLVWGTVGIGLNVNVVPDTAETSWGLVFDLSHAWIYAGRVSLLDDPRQVMAAAMLYLGHSPNSANRAQVREAGRVVAEAKAHLRGFDSDDYAAMLADGGLDLAQGRSDDFLAALSPDSDDFLYVIPQEGATIWLESMAVPVTSQHPCSAHSFIDFLLEPRTGAVVADHIGKATANTASLSYLMPETAANRALYPTLRARERLVLLEYTEELDLLYAEEFALVVE, encoded by the coding sequence TTGCTCATTCCATCGCTGGTGGCTTGCGGTCTCGGATCCGACCAGACCGAGGAGGTGCCGTCCCCGGTCTGCGCGTCCGGTCAGATCGACGGCGAGGTGGTCCTGCTCAGCCGTGCCGGTCAGATCTCACCGGACGTCATCGACCGGTTCGAGCGGCGCTACGCGGTGGACGTCACGGAGTTGTTCTACGAGACCGGCGACGAGATGCTCTCCCGCGTGACCGCAGGCGCAGATCCGTTCGATGTGGTGATCCTCCGCCAGGACCTGGCGGCGATTCTCTGGCGGGGAGGCCAGCTCCACGCTCTCGACCCGATTGCCTTGCCGGGCCGGGTCAACCTCGACGCCCAGCTCACGCAACCGAGTTCGGATGTGGAGGGCTTCTACTCGGTGCCACTCGTCTGGGGCACGGTGGGGATCGGTTTGAATGTCAACGTGGTGCCTGACACGGCCGAGACGAGTTGGGGGCTCGTCTTCGACCTCTCCCATGCTTGGATCTACGCGGGCCGTGTCTCGCTCCTTGATGATCCCCGCCAGGTCATGGCCGCCGCCATGCTCTACCTCGGCCACTCCCCGAACTCGGCGAACCGAGCCCAGGTAAGGGAAGCCGGCCGGGTGGTTGCGGAGGCGAAGGCCCACTTGAGGGGATTCGACTCTGACGACTACGCCGCCATGTTGGCCGATGGGGGGCTCGACCTCGCTCAAGGCCGGTCGGATGACTTCCTGGCGGCCCTTTCACCCGACTCGGATGACTTTCTCTACGTCATACCCCAGGAGGGGGCCACGATCTGGTTGGAGTCGATGGCCGTGCCCGTCACCTCCCAGCATCCGTGCAGCGCCCATTCCTTCATCGACTTCCTGCTCGAGCCCAGGACCGGAGCGGTCGTGGCCGATCACATCGGGAAGGCGACTGCGAACACGGCGTCGCTTTCGTACCTCATGCCCGAGACCGCCGCCAACCGGGCGCTCTATCCGACGCTCCGGGCCAGGGAGCGGCTGGTACTCCTCGAGTACACGGAGGAACTGGACCTCTTGTACGCAGAGGAGTTCGCTCTGGTCGTGGAGTAG
- a CDS encoding O-acetylhomoserine aminocarboxypropyltransferase, whose protein sequence is MVDPKLLNFDTLSVHAGYHPDSDHGARAIPIYQTTSYVFRDVEHAAGLFNLERQGHIYSRISNPTVAALEERLAALEGGVGAIATASGMSALFLAIATLMGAGGHIVSSSSLYGGSNNLLATTLPRFGIRTTFVDPRDTDGFRDAIRPETRLVYGETLGNPGLEIMDVEAVAAIAHEAGVPFMLDNTFATPYLFRPFEWGVDLSYHSITKFIGGHGLAVGGALVDSGRFDWEASGKFPTLTEPYPSYHGLRFTEEFGTQAFIIRGRVEGLRDFGAPLAPQNAFYILQGMETLAIRMQRHVANTRVVLDFLASRDEVAWISHPDLPEHPDHDRAARLMPDGCGAILAFGIKGGREAGRRFIERLRIFSHLANVGDAKSLVIHPASTTHSTMSADQLARAGVGEDLIRLSVGLEDPDDLLDDLAAALRASQR, encoded by the coding sequence TTGGTCGATCCCAAGCTGTTGAACTTCGACACGCTGAGCGTGCACGCCGGGTACCACCCCGATTCCGATCATGGCGCCCGCGCCATCCCAATCTATCAAACCACCTCCTACGTGTTCCGCGATGTAGAGCATGCGGCCGGCCTGTTCAACCTGGAACGGCAGGGCCACATCTACAGCCGGATCTCGAATCCGACCGTGGCCGCCCTGGAGGAGAGGCTGGCCGCGCTCGAGGGCGGCGTCGGGGCGATAGCCACCGCCTCGGGCATGTCCGCCCTGTTCCTGGCCATAGCCACCCTCATGGGCGCCGGCGGCCACATCGTCTCCTCCTCGTCCCTGTACGGAGGATCCAACAACCTGCTGGCCACCACCCTCCCCCGCTTCGGGATCCGGACCACGTTCGTGGATCCGCGGGACACGGACGGTTTCCGGGATGCCATCCGTCCCGAGACCCGGCTGGTGTACGGCGAGACGCTCGGCAACCCCGGCCTCGAGATCATGGACGTGGAGGCGGTGGCGGCCATAGCGCACGAGGCCGGGGTGCCGTTCATGCTGGACAACACCTTCGCCACGCCCTACCTGTTCCGGCCCTTCGAGTGGGGCGTCGACCTCTCCTATCACTCCATAACCAAGTTCATCGGCGGGCACGGGCTGGCCGTGGGCGGGGCGCTGGTCGACAGCGGACGGTTCGACTGGGAGGCATCAGGCAAGTTCCCCACCCTGACGGAGCCCTATCCCAGCTACCACGGCCTCCGGTTCACCGAGGAGTTCGGGACCCAGGCCTTCATCATCCGGGGGCGCGTGGAAGGCCTGCGGGACTTCGGTGCGCCCCTAGCCCCCCAGAACGCCTTCTACATCCTCCAGGGCATGGAGACGCTGGCTATCCGGATGCAGAGGCACGTCGCCAACACGCGCGTCGTGCTGGACTTCCTGGCAAGTCGGGACGAGGTGGCCTGGATCAGCCATCCCGACCTGCCCGAGCATCCTGACCACGATCGGGCGGCCCGGCTGATGCCCGACGGGTGCGGCGCCATCCTGGCGTTCGGTATCAAGGGTGGGAGGGAAGCCGGCCGGCGGTTCATCGAGCGCCTCCGCATCTTCTCGCATCTGGCCAACGTAGGAGACGCCAAGTCACTGGTGATCCACCCGGCATCGACCACCCATTCGACCATGAGCGCCGACCAGTTGGCCAGGGCCGGGGTCGGCGAGGACCTGATCCGGCTCTCGGTGGGACTGGAGGACCCGGACGACCTGCTGGACGACCTGGCGGCCGCCCTGCGGGCCTCCCAGCGGTAG
- a CDS encoding enoyl-CoA hydratase/isomerase family protein, which yields MDEVSISYGGDFQATITIERPDTLNSLAASTLTALARAAAEVSARGDSLKVVLLRGRGRAFSSGLDLRMLEPDCGVPVREIVRGGQTVMEAFDAIPAVTVAVLRGAVVGGGVVLASACDLRIAAEDTYFSLPEVELGVPVRWGGVPRLVRELGPSLARELMLTCRSFTAEEAKAAGFLTRVVPPAELDDAVRELADTLCEKPAHALLAVKRSIAEAVELMTPARDGF from the coding sequence ATGGACGAAGTATCGATCAGCTACGGCGGTGACTTCCAGGCCACCATCACCATCGAGCGACCTGACACGCTGAACTCCCTGGCAGCGTCCACGCTGACCGCGCTGGCCCGGGCGGCGGCCGAGGTGTCGGCCCGTGGGGACTCGCTCAAGGTGGTGTTGCTGCGGGGCAGGGGCCGGGCGTTCTCTTCGGGGCTCGACCTGCGCATGCTGGAGCCGGACTGCGGAGTCCCGGTCCGGGAGATCGTCCGGGGCGGTCAGACAGTCATGGAGGCATTCGACGCCATCCCGGCGGTCACCGTGGCGGTCCTGAGGGGGGCGGTTGTCGGAGGCGGCGTGGTGCTGGCGTCGGCGTGCGACCTGCGGATCGCCGCCGAGGACACCTATTTCTCCCTTCCGGAGGTCGAGCTGGGGGTTCCGGTTCGCTGGGGCGGGGTTCCCAGGCTGGTACGCGAACTGGGACCATCCCTGGCCCGGGAGTTGATGTTGACCTGCCGTTCCTTCACCGCCGAGGAGGCCAAGGCGGCGGGGTTCCTGACCAGGGTGGTTCCTCCCGCAGAACTCGATGATGCGGTCCGGGAACTGGCTGATACCTTGTGCGAGAAGCCGGCCCATGCTCTCCTAGCCGTGAAGCGGAGCATCGCCGAAGCGGTCGAGTTGATGACGCCTGCCCGGGACGGGTTCTGA
- a CDS encoding acyl-CoA dehydrogenase: MSGYVAPLRDVRFALEHIADLDHVLGLESFRHAEPEVVGSLLEECARFVHDLVAPLNRVGDVEGSTLEDGRVVTPPGFPEAYKSYVNAGWGTIGAPAPWGGADMPRILGVAVEELFTSACLSFSTGPLLTASAITALAAHGTDEQKDLYLPRLITGEWSATMNLTEPHAGSDVGALDTRAHPAGDGTYRLTGTKIFITYGDHDMAGNVIHLVLARITGSPPGTKGISMFIVPKFLPDVDGEPGERNDVKVVSLEHKLGIKATPTCVMVYGEDRGGAVGYLLGGADHGMRNMFTMMNTARISVGIQGMAVAERAYQQAAAFARERRQGRAVGATEPMSLIIDHPDVRRMLMTMRSYTEAMRSLIYRTAMHQDLSHAAPDADQRRRHSKCLALLTPVVKSWCTEIGVEVASIGIQVHGGMGYIEETGAAQHWRDARITPIYEGTNGIQAIDLVMRKLPMDGGRFVESYIRSLRPSVAALREVEWYGAADSLEAALSRLEDATGRLLAASDRPNRVLAGASPYCLMFGGVAAGAMMADAASAAVAAGDRRKQATCRFYIEQLLPLSTALHGAVTGGEEVLFDIGAADL; this comes from the coding sequence ATGTCCGGCTACGTGGCCCCGCTCCGAGACGTCCGCTTCGCCCTCGAGCACATCGCCGACCTCGATCACGTCCTCGGCCTCGAATCGTTCCGACACGCCGAGCCGGAGGTGGTGGGGTCGCTGCTCGAAGAGTGCGCCCGCTTCGTCCACGATCTGGTGGCGCCCCTCAACCGGGTCGGGGACGTGGAGGGATCGACCCTGGAGGACGGCCGGGTGGTCACCCCGCCCGGTTTCCCGGAGGCCTACAAGTCCTACGTCAACGCCGGTTGGGGAACGATCGGCGCCCCGGCCCCGTGGGGTGGCGCCGATATGCCCCGCATCCTGGGGGTGGCCGTCGAGGAGCTCTTCACCTCGGCATGCCTGTCCTTCAGCACCGGTCCGCTGCTGACCGCCAGCGCCATCACGGCCCTGGCCGCCCACGGGACCGATGAGCAGAAGGACCTGTACCTCCCCAGGCTGATCACCGGCGAGTGGTCAGCCACGATGAACCTCACCGAGCCCCACGCCGGATCTGACGTGGGCGCCCTCGACACCAGGGCTCATCCCGCCGGGGACGGAACCTACCGCCTGACGGGCACCAAGATCTTCATCACCTACGGCGACCATGACATGGCGGGCAACGTGATCCATCTGGTGCTTGCCCGCATTACCGGTTCCCCGCCCGGCACCAAGGGAATCTCGATGTTTATCGTCCCCAAGTTCCTGCCGGACGTGGACGGCGAGCCGGGCGAGCGGAACGATGTGAAAGTGGTGTCGCTGGAGCACAAGCTCGGCATCAAGGCCACCCCTACCTGTGTCATGGTCTACGGCGAGGACCGGGGCGGTGCGGTCGGATACCTCCTGGGAGGCGCCGATCATGGCATGCGGAACATGTTCACGATGATGAACACCGCCCGGATATCGGTGGGCATCCAGGGTATGGCCGTGGCGGAGCGGGCCTACCAGCAGGCGGCCGCCTTCGCCCGAGAGCGGCGGCAGGGACGTGCGGTGGGCGCCACCGAGCCGATGTCGCTGATCATCGATCACCCCGACGTGCGCCGCATGCTGATGACCATGCGGTCCTACACGGAGGCCATGCGTTCGTTGATCTACCGGACGGCCATGCACCAGGACCTGTCACATGCCGCGCCGGACGCGGATCAGCGCCGCCGGCACTCCAAGTGCCTGGCCCTCCTCACCCCCGTCGTCAAGTCGTGGTGCACCGAGATCGGCGTGGAGGTGGCCTCGATCGGGATCCAGGTGCACGGGGGCATGGGCTACATCGAGGAGACCGGCGCCGCCCAGCATTGGCGCGACGCCCGCATCACCCCGATCTACGAGGGAACCAACGGCATCCAGGCCATCGACCTGGTGATGCGCAAGCTCCCCATGGACGGAGGCCGGTTCGTCGAGTCGTACATCCGGTCGCTGCGGCCGTCCGTGGCCGCCCTGCGCGAGGTGGAGTGGTACGGAGCGGCGGACAGCCTCGAGGCGGCTCTCTCTCGCCTCGAGGACGCCACCGGCCGGCTGCTCGCCGCGAGCGACCGGCCCAACCGGGTGCTGGCAGGCGCCAGTCCCTACTGCCTCATGTTCGGAGGTGTGGCCGCCGGCGCGATGATGGCGGACGCAGCCTCGGCGGCGGTCGCAGCAGGAGACCGCCGCAAGCAGGCCACCTGCCGTTTCTACATCGAACAACTCCTGCCGCTCAGCACGGCCCTCCACGGTGCCGTCACCGGCGGGGAGGAGGTCCTGTTCGACATCGGGGCGGCCGACCTGTAG
- the thpR gene encoding RNA 2',3'-cyclic phosphodiesterase: MNAAFRIRYFVALSLLPEVRLAVREWRDTLDLPGRPVPPEKFHVTLRFVGPADQVGQERIMAALDASDLGPSFRYRIGGLGAFPRPPKATVAWAGLEGDEGRLSVLASVVDEAVASAGFGHEERPFRAHLTLARIRPPADLRAVVAAPAGIPARATEVVFYRSSTEGPRTTYHPLERFSLA; this comes from the coding sequence GTGAACGCCGCCTTCCGGATCCGCTACTTCGTGGCCCTGTCCCTCCTTCCGGAGGTCCGTCTCGCCGTGAGGGAATGGCGTGACACCCTGGACCTGCCGGGCCGGCCGGTGCCGCCGGAGAAGTTCCACGTGACCCTGCGGTTCGTGGGACCGGCCGACCAGGTGGGGCAGGAGCGGATCATGGCGGCGCTCGACGCCTCCGATCTGGGCCCGTCCTTCCGCTACCGGATCGGCGGGCTCGGGGCCTTTCCGAGGCCGCCCAAGGCGACCGTGGCGTGGGCCGGGTTGGAGGGCGACGAGGGCAGGCTGTCGGTGCTGGCCTCGGTGGTCGATGAGGCGGTGGCGTCGGCCGGGTTCGGCCACGAGGAACGCCCCTTTCGAGCCCATCTCACCCTGGCCAGGATCCGGCCGCCCGCAGACCTCCGTGCGGTTGTCGCCGCTCCTGCCGGGATTCCCGCCCGCGCCACCGAGGTGGTGTTCTACCGGAGCAGCACCGAGGGTCCCCGCACCACCTACCACCCGCTGGAGAGGTTCTCGCTGGCCTGA
- a CDS encoding SURF1 family protein, which produces MRIAVRPRWIVFSVLVVFVAVACVFLGFWQLSRLEERRASNAVLVARLARQPIPLEDLTAALRPEQGIEVDPADYEYTTVTATGRLTDRGRVLVRSQVVRGQAGVHGVYAMELADGTGVLVNVGWFPLDVEVGSIADAFGGSGEVELTGLVRADQKRPALGRTEAPGLLDTVARIDIDRIQQQVELRLLPFWIQLVEPHEPGRLPVPVPLPEAGEGSHLSYAVQWFSFGAVAVIGYAALMRRELRPRRRRRARAGD; this is translated from the coding sequence GTGCGGATTGCAGTTCGTCCCCGATGGATCGTCTTCTCGGTCCTGGTGGTCTTCGTGGCGGTCGCCTGCGTTTTCCTGGGGTTCTGGCAGCTGAGTCGCCTGGAGGAGCGCCGGGCCTCCAACGCCGTCCTGGTTGCCAGGTTGGCGCGCCAGCCGATCCCGCTCGAAGACCTGACGGCCGCACTCCGTCCGGAGCAGGGGATAGAGGTCGATCCGGCCGACTACGAGTACACGACGGTGACTGCCACGGGGAGGCTGACCGACCGGGGCCGGGTGCTGGTCCGTTCCCAGGTCGTGAGGGGACAGGCCGGCGTGCACGGCGTGTACGCGATGGAGCTGGCCGACGGAACCGGCGTCCTGGTGAACGTCGGCTGGTTCCCGCTCGACGTGGAGGTCGGATCGATAGCGGATGCTTTCGGCGGGTCGGGCGAGGTCGAACTGACCGGCCTGGTCCGGGCCGATCAGAAGAGGCCGGCGCTGGGCAGAACGGAAGCCCCGGGCCTGCTCGACACGGTGGCGCGGATCGACATCGACCGGATCCAGCAACAGGTTGAGCTGCGGCTGCTGCCTTTCTGGATCCAACTGGTCGAACCGCACGAGCCGGGGCGCCTGCCCGTCCCCGTCCCGCTACCCGAGGCCGGTGAGGGATCCCACCTGTCCTACGCCGTGCAGTGGTTCTCGTTCGGTGCCGTGGCCGTCATCGGCTACGCGGCCTTGATGCGTCGAGAGCTCAGGCCGCGCCGTCGGCGGAGGGCTCGGGCAGGGGATTAG
- a CDS encoding ribonuclease HII — MASTVPKLRPVLKKRVPNLRVEKRLWEVGHEVVVGVDEVGRGAWAGPLTVGAAVIPKDRRIYKLRDSKMLTEAEREALFDRVAGWCVGWSTGHADHQECDRLGMSEAQRLAARRALDGLGLTADRILVDGRWDFVGGSKTIRLVRGDATSLSISAASILAKVTRDRMMRRLAAHYPNYGFENNKGYPCPTHKAALQAWGPSAIHRRSWVFMDHMPWTGIPRYVRPDPQGVLFDAG, encoded by the coding sequence GTGGCCAGCACCGTTCCCAAGCTCCGACCGGTCCTCAAGAAGCGGGTCCCCAACCTTCGGGTCGAGAAGCGGCTCTGGGAGGTGGGACACGAGGTGGTGGTAGGCGTGGACGAGGTCGGACGGGGTGCCTGGGCGGGCCCGTTGACGGTTGGGGCGGCCGTGATCCCGAAGGACCGCCGCATCTACAAGCTACGCGACTCCAAGATGCTCACCGAGGCCGAGCGGGAGGCCTTGTTCGATCGCGTGGCCGGCTGGTGTGTGGGGTGGTCGACCGGCCACGCCGACCACCAGGAGTGTGACCGGCTGGGCATGTCGGAAGCCCAACGCCTGGCTGCCCGCCGCGCGCTGGACGGCTTGGGTCTCACGGCCGACCGGATCCTGGTCGATGGTCGCTGGGATTTCGTGGGTGGTTCGAAGACCATCAGGCTGGTCCGGGGCGATGCGACCTCCCTTTCGATATCGGCCGCCTCGATCCTCGCCAAGGTGACCCGTGATCGGATGATGCGCCGTCTCGCGGCCCACTATCCGAACTACGGATTCGAGAACAACAAGGGCTACCCCTGCCCGACCCACAAGGCCGCCTTGCAGGCATGGGGTCCGTCTGCCATCCACCGCCGGAGCTGGGTGTTCATGGACCACATGCCCTGGACCGGGATCCCACGTTACGTCAGACCGGACCCCCAAGGCGTGCTCTTCGACGCCGGCTGA
- a CDS encoding histidine triad nucleotide-binding protein, translated as MILRGEIPADIVYEDEHAVAFRDIAPQADVHVLVIPRRHIRSLAHAAADDQALVGHLLSVCAAVAEREGVAESGYRVVTNIGEDGGQSVDHLHFHVLGGRRLRWPPG; from the coding sequence ATGATTCTCCGCGGAGAGATTCCTGCCGACATCGTCTACGAGGACGAGCATGCCGTCGCGTTCCGGGACATCGCCCCCCAAGCCGACGTCCATGTGCTGGTGATTCCACGCCGGCACATCCGGAGCCTCGCCCACGCCGCTGCGGACGATCAGGCGCTGGTCGGCCATCTGCTGAGCGTGTGCGCGGCGGTTGCGGAGCGGGAGGGTGTGGCCGAGTCGGGCTACCGGGTGGTCACCAACATCGGCGAGGACGGGGGACAATCGGTCGATCATCTCCACTTCCACGTCCTGGGTGGCCGCCGGCTGAGATGGCCCCCCGGCTGA
- a CDS encoding alpha/beta hydrolase: MELTVRGSGVSATTGGRDLDQRLPLLVFIHGAALDKTTWQLQTRYFAHHGFSVLAVDLPGHGSSDGPVLGAVEDYADWVAELVDAAGFGEAHLVGHSMGALIALEAAARHPHRVSTLTMCGGAAAIRVHPGLLAASEQGEHLAYELLSSWGHGKPFHLGGHQTPGLWMMGGTIRLWERAPTGVLASDLHACNDYDCGAEAAGRVRCPALLIRGSQDIMTPSRAAAPLREHMADLQEVTIDGAGHIMMVERPDQVIDAIAGFLRGPDEGSSSSA, encoded by the coding sequence ATGGAGCTGACGGTCAGGGGCTCCGGGGTCTCCGCCACCACCGGCGGCCGGGACCTCGACCAGCGGTTACCCCTCCTCGTGTTCATCCACGGAGCAGCGCTCGACAAGACCACGTGGCAACTCCAGACTCGCTATTTCGCGCACCACGGCTTCTCGGTGCTGGCCGTGGACCTTCCCGGTCACGGGTCATCCGACGGCCCGGTGCTCGGAGCCGTCGAGGACTACGCCGACTGGGTGGCGGAGTTGGTGGATGCGGCGGGCTTCGGCGAGGCCCACCTGGTGGGTCACTCGATGGGCGCCCTGATCGCCCTCGAAGCGGCCGCTCGCCATCCCCATCGCGTCTCCACCCTCACCATGTGCGGCGGGGCAGCCGCCATCCGGGTCCATCCCGGCCTGCTGGCCGCCTCCGAGCAGGGAGAGCACCTGGCCTACGAGTTGTTGTCCTCCTGGGGTCACGGCAAGCCCTTCCACCTGGGCGGCCACCAGACGCCCGGCCTCTGGATGATGGGCGGCACCATCCGGTTGTGGGAGCGTGCGCCGACCGGGGTCCTGGCGTCCGACCTCCACGCCTGTAATGACTACGACTGCGGCGCCGAGGCGGCCGGCCGGGTCCGGTGCCCGGCGCTTCTCATCCGCGGCTCACAGGACATCATGACGCCGTCCCGGGCGGCGGCGCCCTTGAGGGAACACATGGCCGACCTGCAGGAAGTCACCATCGACGGCGCGGGCCATATCATGATGGTCGAGCGACCCGACCAGGTGATCGACGCCATCGCCGGCTTCCTGCGAGGACCAGATGAAGGTTCGTCCTCCTCCGCCTGA